The Apium graveolens cultivar Ventura chromosome 11, ASM990537v1, whole genome shotgun sequence genome has a window encoding:
- the LOC141696392 gene encoding uncharacterized protein LOC141696392: MTWVSLPKYSEAYRNGVTDFIQNAFDNFATGSELRCPCKDCNNRFWFSKEDVYDHLVSNSLCPSFVNWVYEVSTPKFKKVDQEMDCDSGMGLAEDFDKMICDESRVRNGMNDTAKRFYKLVEEGKQPLYPGCEQFTLLGFVVKLYLLKCTHGFTEGALSGILKLIKEAFPDVNLPSSFKVAKNMIRELGLDYQKIHACPNDCMLYWGENLNLIKCKFCGVSRWKLPKNRTDAPVSPDLEEKKSKVPAKVLRYFPLKPRLQRLFMCKDYSKLMTWHALERTKDGKLRHPTDAEGWKSMDANHPNFAADPRNIRLVLAADGINPYRSINISHSTWPIILVNYNLPPWLIMKPENLILSTLVPGPVYPSNDIDVYMQPLIAELKKLWEVGLQTYDAYADETFMLRSSLFWTISDFPGYAILSGWSTKGKLGCPNCDYCTSSLYLKHSRKVCYMNHRKFLPPDHKHRFDTRRFNGKVETDVCPPPLSGKDIEELLHGYENYFGKRDAKKRKRGADWTLLNMGGKTKDHISARKDLPEMGIRKNLKPEVTIPLVKLGAFFRGICGKVLELKEVHKWQKEVIEILCQLEINFPPAFFDIMVHLPVHLCKEVEFGGPVHLRLMFGIERYLGKLKSYVRNRSKPEGFIAEGYLAEECVTFCSRFLTNSRKTEIEKNINVGYPIGSRRNKDGKSVYLAEHVWIDAHRYILFNSGNVEIEKLIEEHRILYDNEAKTKKYKKERIHTLEFHNWLKAKVEKRTENTLELSNLARWPQRAAKKFSGYVINGFRFHTRKRDTNYEETDNMLEDLCGPTMHDTELEYPFQKQTDDMTWHRDDIPNENVSSGEEEEDHDDDHDE, from the exons ATGACTTGGGTTTCACTTCCAAAGTACAGTGAGGCCTATCGTAATGGGGTGACAGATTTTATACAAAATGCTTTCGATAATTTTGCCACAGGATCTGAACTAAGATGCCCTTGCAAAGATTGTAATAATCGTTTCTGGTTTTCTAAAGAAGACGTGTATGACCATCTCGTTAGTAACAGTCTGTGTCCATCGTTTGTTAATTGGGTATACGAAGTGTCAACCCCTAAGTTTAAAAAAGTTGATCAGGAGATGGATTGTGATAGTGGTATGGGCCTAGCTGAagattttgataaaatgattTGTGATGAAAGTAGAGTTAGGAATGGAATGAATGACACTGCAAAAAGGTTTTATAAGCTTGTTGAGGAAGGGAAACAACCTTTGTATCCCGGGTGTGAACAATTTACTCTTTTAGGATTTGTAGTGAAACTTTACTTATTAAAGTGCACTCATGGTTTTACTGAGGGTGCCTTGAGCGGTATTCTGAAGTTGATAAAGGAGGCATTTCCTGATGTAAATCTGCCTTCTTCTTTTAAGGTGGCCAAAAATATGATTAGGGAATTAGGTCTTGATTATCAGAAAATACACGCTTGTCCCAATGATTGCATGTTGTATTGGGGGGAAAATTTAAACTTAATAAAGTGCAAATTTTGTGGGGTTTCAAGATGGAAACTTCCAAAAAACAGGACTGATGCACCTGTTTCTCCTGACTTAGAAGAAAAAAAGTCTAAAGTTCCTGCAAAAGTCTTACGATATTTCCCGTTAAAACCAAGGCTCCAACGCTTATTCATGTGTAAAGACTACTCTAAACTCATGACATGGCATGCACTAGAAAGAACAAAAGATGGAAAGCTACGACATCCGACCGATGCAGAGGGTTGGAAGTCGATGGATGCTAACCATCCAAATTTTGCAGCGGACCCTCGAAATATCAGGTTAGTTTTAGCGGCAGATGGGATTAATCCTTATCGATCGATAAATATAAGTCACAGCACTTGGCCAATTATTCTAGTGAATTATAATCTTCCTCCTTGGTTGATTATGAAACCTGAAAACTTAATTCTTTCGACACTAGTCCCTGGACCCGTGTACCCTAGTAATGATATAGATGTATATATGCAGCCACTCATCGCTGAGTTGAAAAAATTATGGGAAGTAGGTTTACAAACCTACGATGCCTATGCTGATGAAACATTCATGTTACGTTCGAGTCTTTTCTGGACCATTAGTGATTTTCCAGGGTATGCCATTTTATCGGGTTGGAGCACGAAGGGTAAGTTAGGTTGTCCGAATTGCGATTACTGTACTTCTTCATTGTATTTGAAGCATAGCCGTAAAGTCTGCTATATGAACCATAGAAAATTTCTACCTCCTGACCACAAGCATAGGTTTGATACTAGAAGATTTAATGGTAAGGTTGAAACTGATGTTTGCCCCCCTCCATTATCTGGAAAGGATATTGAAGAATTATTGCACGGATATGAAAATTATTTTGGGAAACGAGATGCAAAGAAGAGGAAAAGGGGTGCAGATT GGACTTTGTTGAATATGGGTGGCAAGACGAAAGACCATATCAGTGCCCGAAAAGATTTGCCGGAAATGGGTATTCGAAAG AACTTAAAACCAGAGGTCACAATACCTTTAGTTAAATTAGGTGCATTTTTCCGGGGGATATGCGGAAAAGTGTTGGAGCTGAAAGAAGTTCATAAGTGGCAGAAGGAAGTTATTGAAATACTCTGCCAATTAGAAATTAACTTCCCGCCTGCATTTTTTGACATCATGGTTCACCTTCCAGTCCACTTATGTAAGGAAGTGGAATTTGGGGGACCGGTGCATCTAAGATTGATGTTTGGTATTGAGAGATATCTAGGTAAATTGAAGTCATATGTCCGAAATAGAAGTAAACCAGAAGGGTTTATAGCAGAAGGGTACCTGGCAGAAGAATGCGTGACATTTTGTTCCAGATTTCTAACTAATAGTAGAAAAACAGAGATTGAGAAGAACATAAATGTTGGATACCCCATTGGTTCGAGGAGAAACAAAGATGGAAAGTCTGTCTACTTGGCGGAACATGTTTGGATAGATGCTCATCGATACATACTATTCAACAGTGGAAATGTCGAGATTGAGAAGCTTATCGA GGAACATCGTATTTTATATGATAATGAAGCAAAGACAAAGAAATACAAAAAAGAAAGAATACATACTCTAGAATTTCATAACTGGTTAAAGGCTAAGGTTGAGAAAAGAACTGAAAATACATTGGAATTGTCAAATTTGGCAAGGTGGCCTCAACGAGCAGCGAAAAAATTTAGTGGCTATGTCATAAATGGATTCAGATTTCACACCAGGAAAAGGGATACCAACT ACGAGGAAACTGATAATATGCTTGAAGATCTTTGCGGACCTACCATGCATGATACTGAACTTGAATACCCATTTCAGAAACAAACTGATGATATGACTTGGCATAGGGATGACATCCCGAATGAAAATGTGTCATCCGGTGAAGAGGAAGAAGATCATGATGATGACCATGACGAATGA